In Citrus sinensis cultivar Valencia sweet orange chromosome 3, DVS_A1.0, whole genome shotgun sequence, the sequence CCCTACTCTAAAAATATCGTAGTTGGACGGGCCAGTTGATTAGCAAAAGAGCATGTGATAGTGAATTGAAGCCTACGTTTTTGTCTTCATTTGCGGCCCTTTAAAGGCGCAACTGGAAGAGCATGAatcttaacattttattttttttatttgatttaagtTTTTGACGGCCCTTCCATTCTACATCGACCAGACAGAATTGTGCAGAACATTAATGAGCCACGGTCCAAAACAATAACTGGACCAGTTAATGAGGCTGGCTTAGTATCTTTAAACAAGTGCTAGCCCAAGTATTAGTCAAGCTAGGCCTAGGCTTCAGCACTTAGCACTCCGAACTCAATCAAGTGCACAACCCTAAAACAAAGGGTGGAGCTTCTAACACCAACATCCCTTCAAATCCTTTtgaaccccccccccccccccccccccttttttttttttaattaattatccttattttaatGCCAAAAATACCCTTTTCCTATTTAAATCccatttactcatttttcttttttcggtTTAATTCCAATTTCACGATCATGATGGAAAATGTTGAACTTAGGAAAATATAAGGTGTTAAAACTCAATAaacatatgcaaaatataataaatcgAGCAATTTTTagaatactttttttttttttttacttttctcacCCATAAACAAATTGAAGTCATACTTTTGGATAGATGAGACTTGAGAGtcaaaggggggggggggggggggaaggaCTTGTtgatttttagattttgtagAGAGAGAAGCATTCGAAGAGTTTGTggggaaaataaaaagtgtTTTGAGAGCGAGAGAAACTCTGTAGATGAGTTTAATGTAATTACAGCACAAAAGGGGTGTTATAACGAAAACAATGGGGTGTTTATAAGGCCTACGAGACAGTTAGATGGGACTTTGTAGGCGTAGTCCTGAAGTTAGTTAGTTATCGATCAAAATCATTagtataataaaacaaatagattGCCCCTCAAGCCCATTCAAACTCGGCCTATATCTGAGGAGGAATAGAAGGACTTTAATTCTCAAGTTGATTTGGCGGCACTGGGCCAGGCTGGTTtcgtttgtatttttttttttgtcctttcactaatataaattaccaatttaaaaatatatgcgTAAAATTTCACTAAAGTGGGTTGGTGGTGTTAGTTTCGTGCGTCCAAATTATGATGGttgattttattctaaatatgTATTTAGAAGTAAAACTAACACATTATgagttcaaaatatttaaatcgtGTCATTATCAGAAATCTAATCTATGAGGTTTTAACAaacttttaattgaaaatacaaTGGATTATATTGTAAttcgaaataaaaatatgtataataatGACGCAATTATACATCAGTTGCGCCGTGCAGTTTTAACAAATGCAGATTCATGGTGCAGTCACGTCATAAGTTTAGATGTTTGGATCAGTTGTCAGTAGTTGAGATAACCCGTTATGGATGTAATCGTGCTTCATAATTCAATCTCCCACACATAAGTTAATCACCCAACTAAGGGTGAGGGTATGTTTGGGAATGCATTTGCTTCTTAAGGAATCAACTTTTaccttgatttttttttaaaaaaaattagctttataaataatttaggaGGGTGTAATGTAAATGAAGATTATTTGACAATCACTTTTCAAATGATCTACTATGGATGTTTGGCAAGTAAAAgtcaaaatgacaaaatgaTAGCCATGCAAAGCAAACTTCCTAATGTAATTATGCAATGCCATAATTGCAATGACTATGTTCTCTTGACTTTTGAATGGATATCTTGGCATAGTTTTTAGAATTCTCCTTCTttatttctccaatttgaTGAAAGTTTTGAGTGAAAAATGTGCATAGTTTTAAACACttctcattaattaattggttgCCTATctcattgaaaatttataagatGATATCTTCCGCTCTTTCATGCTTTCAGGTACCTTTTAACTTGAGAATATCCTGCATATACTAAATAGTATTTTCCTATTACATTAAAGAATAACAATTGCAAAATATTACtttatagaataaaattttactgaAAAATATTACTTTCGGGAGGTTGTGAAAAATTCAACCTAGAGTTGAAAATGGTTGTCATGAATATTCTCGAATCATGAGAAGAACCTTCCCATCCAGCAATTGCAAATATAAATTGCGTGTCGAATTCGCATGCAGACCTACAGAAATAGTAATAAGTGTAGAAATAATTACCTTAAACCAGCCAACCACGGGTTCCACTATTTTGCTGGCAGCTGTGCGAGCATCCGATTTGAAATGTAGCCTCGCGTTTTAATTaaggaagaaaattaaaaaaaaaaaaggccctCGCAAAGTCACAAGTCGTCGCTGCAAATTTTAAAAGCGAAAGAGGCGACTCTCGTGGCATCTGCCTTCGGGACTTCAGTGAAGTATTGGGAcactatttcttttaaaaaggcaatataattaaaattaaagttatgttGAACGTGTGCAAGTGTGACTGCTGCCGGCCACAAATCTGACATCGATTCGGCGGTCAAGACTCAAGATTGTTTTTTGACGTACATGCGGTAGCGATGCGCATGCTGTTCAATTCCCGCTTTCCCAATTCCCATGCACAATGACAGTGTTCCATTACCTGGAAATAGACAAATTTAAGGACAGCCGATGACTTCAGGCAGCTCAAAGATTTTATCCagctttcaaaataaaattggaggGACTTACGGAAAATGTACTCAGGCAAGTAGTTGCAAATTAAGTGgaagtaatttcttttttatataattaaaatatgatgtgtatcataaataaataagtagaaaaataaaccaatacaataaatcaatcacaTAGATTTTtacgtaaaaataaaaaataaaaaaaccacATAACAATAATTCGATATAATCTTAAACTATATAATAATGAGATTACAACACAAATTCttctctaaataataatatatgctAATAacattaagaattttaatatttttagtttacaATAACAGACTAACATTTATCTCCTAATAAATATGTATCTCAAATAATAGCTAACGagatcataaaataaaaattaagactaGTAAAATTGTAGAGGACAATGATAAAAACTTACCGttcaaatttaagaaaaaataaaattaaaatcatcttCCAGTCGTCtaaacaaataatgaaatcCTAACCACCAAATTTAATACCACGCCATTGTTCTCTCTCGTCTTTTCTTCACTCGTCTTCTGCTATTTCATCCTTAGGTCAGCAGCTTGCTTTCTATTCTTTATACAGCCACGTGATTTTCAAAGCAAAAGTTTGTGAAAAATTTCATCCAAGTGCaaaacttaatattaattacatattaagtaagttttttttttaccttaaacttttaggccccCAAATGAGATGGACCTAACACATACATAAAGAGAATCACAAAacagtattttataaatgatagaCGTGAAATCcttcttcaaatttgtttttcatgaCATGACTTCAAATTTAATCAAGTTGAAGAATAGTTAGCTAGTCAAACATGATAAAAATAACCATTCATAAAACACgtaataaaccaaaaaaaaaaaaaaaaagaatcttgAATCCATCAAAGCAATTCAGACATTGAAAAAAACAAGGCAAGTAACTtggcaaagaaaagaaaaccaacTTGAATTAATTACCTTGAAGGTTTTTGTTAAAGAAAGGTATATCTTGAAGCAAAAACCAAAACGAAAATCTAAGGtccacaataaaaaaaaaaattaaagatccataagaatgaaaattaaaggTCCTCATGAACAAAAATCATCTACTAAAATGACAATCAAAGGtctacaaaaacaaaaatgaaagctAACGAAATCTTAGGGTACAATTACCTTTATGTTCATCTAATCGACATTGGAACAATGTCATTGGAGGCATAACGGTCATCGCTTTTGGTTCGTTGGCATCGATCTTGATGAGAgaaattttagggttttatcGCGGGAAAGATGCAGAATTCCATTGAtgcaaattttgattttggctaaaaaaatatgagtggtgattttggaattaaaataatttaaagataacatTTTAGATATTAATTACATCCTATATAGATTTTGAGATAATCAGATTTTTCAAAGCAAGTTCTTGCTactttttaattgataattatttacgGTCAATTTGACAAATATAAAGCAAttccaaaatatctctaagACTGTATGTAGAAGATTATCTTATCCCTCTCTTTACTAGGAGTAACTTGCCTCGCGGTTCAAAGAGGAGATTAATGTCGCCGAAATACTTgtaataaaatctcaaaatgtGAAAAGTGGTTGGTAAGATAAGATTTCATTAATATTCAGCAACGAGTCCAACGCAAATTAAATTGTTGCCCAGATTGCATCTTCTTGGAAAATTCCGGATACCCCACGTGCGAGCGAGTATTCTTGCAATAATTAATGGTAGCATACCAGCCCATGCACGGAGTTCAGTTTGACTTGTTTCCCGTTGACAGAAACTGGTCGTCACGCGCTTTGTCTTGCTTGTCCAAGATGACTGAGGAATAAGAactatatttgattttatttgacttgatttTTGGGTTGAGACGTTGACTTGGAACCGTCAGTGCTACAGGTATTTGAGTTTGACCTCCCCTCgccttttattttatcagcGTGAACGAGCTGCTTTtctttgataaattgataattacaAGTCTTACcctttatcccaaaaaaaaaaaaaaaagtacaaaaattaCAAGTCAGACCTACTCCCAATCCCTTACAAACAAACTGGCCTATCTTTTGGAAAATATGTAGAGTGTTCTTTGTAATCATTACATcgttattttgttaaaattaaggatattaataaaattatatatatatattggagaatatttttttcttttctatatgTCAATGTATTAAGATATGTATCTTTTGTTTATTAGTGGCATTCTCGTCACTTTGTGAAAATGAtgatgttttatatatataaattttctaattcagaattttaaagtgcggaaaaatttagaaaaacttaaaaattgtGCGGttttaaatctttattttataatgttattaaatcccacggttttaaagttttctcgaatgtttctcacactttaagattttggaccaaaaaacagataatgaagatattttcattttaatagagtGAGGATgacactaaaattaaaaaagtataaatttcaagatattgtagactgtgttttttttttttattacttaatttttctttgacgagaatatttccattttaataaaataagaatgtgGCTAACAGATAAAttgaaagacaaataaaatataaaatctattacaatatattttatcttgtagtgtattaaaatatatattttctttgtctttcaaaacttatttttcttattttaatagtttaaaaGATCCCTCATTAAAAAGTTTATTctatacatatattaaattgGCCCATTTtgataacataatatttagtGTATGAGCTTGATCAGTGGCATTTTATATTAGATGAGTCGCACCTGTTCACAATTCCATATAACACATGTTCAAAGTGATCCAAATCGATGAACAaattattgtaattgacaAGCGCATGCCGTGCTACAGTTAAATTGCCAAAACAATGTACGTAGcacatttttcctttcatggTGGCCCTCATAACGTCGAGTTACAATAAATCATAACGCGATAATGATTTAGCGTGCAAGTCCAATGGGCCAGCAGCAATATTCAACActgaaagttaaattaaaattttgtcttttaataattGTCTATCAACAATTTGCGGTCCAATTTTTATTGAGCCGATTTGCCTTCCTTGCTCCAGCAGCCGTTGCTTCTGCTGCCGCCCATTATTGCCGGCTCTCCCGCCATCGGCTGCACAAGGTAAGGTCAACTTGAGGCTTCAATgatttcttttagttatttcgTACATCATAATGATTATTAATACATGAACAAATGATTTTACGTAATTTGGGACTTTAGAtgctattatatattaatagtTGTTTGCTGTAATTTGGGTGtttattgattttcatttgcattaaattttttttttgggaatctAGACTAGAATTTGatacatttgaaattgaaaatccaaataaaaacttatactCAAACTTTCAATGAATCGatccaaaatatatatttcaaccGAATTAAATTCAGTTCGGTTCGATTTGGATTCGAGTCTCAAACCTAAATTGGGTTGAATTCTTCAACTCAAAGGGGTATGAATTTCAGTGTAGATTTTGAGTGAAAATGGACATAAATTTTGCTACACCACACTTCAACAACCTtggggaaaaaaggaaaaaaaaaaaaaagaagaagcataTTGTTGCGCTGCCACCTAAAATATAGATTAATTGTAATCAGAAAACAAGACAACTAAATTTTCGTTTACACGTTTTATTTTAGAGAATATCCCCTAAAATATAGATTGGGGAGCAACTGCGCTGCCACCTTAAAAATGGTGAATGGATGAGACCCACCAGTTCAAATTTTATGTCTTCAAATTAGTTCACGAATATCTTGTGatattgaaacaaaaagtTGTGTATGTCGTAAACAAAAATGAACGGGCCACCGAATACGACGTTGTTGGAGCATTGGTTGCCCGTGCAGTAGGGTGTATACTTTATACTGATAAGCTGTTGCTATCAATTGGCAAGACGAAAGGACCACGAAATTAATAGCGATCAAATATCTGCACATCCGGTTAAAAGATTCCACGATGCAATTCCGAGAAATTATAATTCGACTAGATAATTCTTTTCTGCTGAAGAGATTAAGTGAAGATGATTAAGCACAAGTGAGAGTGACTCCGATTCCACCGATAATCTGATCGAAGGACACGTAGATTTTAAGAATTATCCTAACTTTGAGATAAACTTAGGACGGTTTAAGAAATTTGttattgttcttttcttttcttttttttttattggaggATGTTTTATTTAGGCTCcgtaatttttataaatagagtttttttcataaaaaaatttaattgtttggttgtcaataaaaaaatttattaaaaatttatgaaattattttaataggtaaattttttaaaattatattatgaaaaaataaaataagattgtcaaataagtagagaatattttaaatattttaacatttaaaaaaaacttttcgaTCTCTACTTCTAAAAAcgcaaaatttgaatttttactagtaaagaagaaaatggcttatttaaacttcaaaaactctattagaaaaacaaccaaataacaacaaaaatatggcaagagtttaataaattaaataaacacttataactattaaataagtcatgtcttaaactattttttagaTCAACGAGAGCGACACCATATATGTTTTGAGAATTGAGAAAAGAGATGGAATCTCGACATTAATGATGACTgtttaaattatatgtaaatGTGTGTCTATTCCTAAAATGTGAAACCTACCCATACATTggaataaactttaaaaatctGAGATCAGTCATTGTTATTCCTCAGGAAGTTATTATTTCGTGTGGATGGGGAGGTTAAATGTCAGCAAAATGGGTccaatataatgaaattgcAGGCAGGTAAGTGtcctttttgttttgagtATAGTTTGATTTTAGCATATAGGTtcaatatatatgtgtgtatacactcatacatatatatatatatatatatatatatagagagagagagagagaaatgttacaatttaaaattttaatgtgcGGAAAAGTCCGAGAAAACGTATAAACCGTAcgatttaagaaatttaaaacttaaagtaCTTAAACCGCAcgatttattcattttcccAAATTTTCCCACAtattaaaattccaaattaaaatatttggcataaactaaaatacacataattattaatttatggaGGAAGAAGCTACATACATTTCCACAGTGGCATTCCCGAAAATTTATTCGCACATTTGTTTCACAAGTTGACTAAACTCTACAACAAACGAATACTCAATACATATCCTAGACCGATCGAggatttattaaaagaaaactactccttaattaattaaacccAACTGGCATAGTAATTAACCACTAATCCTTCATCTTCTAACGGCAAAGCCAAAGTGTTGATAATTTGATTGGACTTCAATACTTAATCAGCTTAGTGATCTCAGAAAACCAAGTCATGCAATCTCTGGCAAACCCTTGAAGTCTCAACGCCAAGTCTTGAGATTTTAACCTACAAATTGTACCAAATGGAAATCACTATAATTAGTTAACTTGAACATATTAATTACATATGATTAGCTTCTGATAATTAAACTAGAGCAAATGGCATACACTGCTTAATTACCTGGGCATGAACTGAGTGAAAAACTTTATCACCAACAGTAGAAAAGCTAGCACTGACGACTTCAGCACCTTCTTCTTCAAGAATACTAATAACTTCATACAACATGAAGCTCCTTTGCAACCCACTTATCAAAATCACTTCAATACTAGAACCCAAGTCTCTTAATTCAACCACGGGCAAGTTTGAACAAAAATCATTCGTTTCATCCATaatgttattaatattgtttggTTTTATTGACTTCATTGCTCGTTCCTTCATTCCCTTCAGCTTATCTACTCTTTCTCTCAGCTGCTTTATGTAGCAGGAAGCTAAATCCAGCTGATCTTGCTGCGATATCATATCCTGCAACACAATTAACAATGTTAATCTGGTGTTATTGAAATCTGCAATAATATTTACTGGGCAGCaaccaaaaacaaacaaacaattaatgaaCATATTAATGAAAGGGCCCAATGTAGGAAAGGTCATTTTCTTAAATCTCATCCAGAATCCAAAGTAACAGTACAAAATTATCTTCAAGGAGATTTCATATCGTATCATCATTTGTAATCTACGAAAATGTAGTACTTCACTAGCACAGACAACAGCTGGTCACATCAACTGAGAGGACGACACACTCGCACCGCagttcccccccccccccccccggggAGTCCcctctaatattttaataggGAGAAAGGGACTATAAAAAtattccataaaaaaaaacaaaaacctaagcaatttttagtttttttttttttttaacctagAAAGggttatatatatgaaatgaaTAATGAATATATCCGAGTAATTTATAAGATTAAATGAGGAAAAGGAAATTGTTAAAAAGGGGAAGGATTGATGATCAGTTACGTTACCCAGCAAGGTCTAGGGGAATTAAATGGATAGAAGTACCTTGGAGGCTTTGAAGTGGTGAGAAGGAATGAGAGAAGAAAGCTTGAAGCATAAAGATTTCATGTGATCTCTGCGATTCTTTTCGATGGTTTTTCGGTCaggttttgatgattgatcgcttcttttcttcattctcCTCCACTCTCTGTGCACTTCTTCTCGCCAGAAAGAGAGACTACAGAGAGAGTTGGATGAATCCAAAGAGTTTTTGTAGCGTTTGCATTCAAACTCCTAAGCTGATTATATAGGC encodes:
- the LOC102614927 gene encoding transcription factor bHLH162-like; translation: MKKRSDQSSKPDRKTIEKNRRDHMKSLCFKLSSLIPSHHFKASKDMISQQDQLDLASCYIKQLRERVDKLKGMKERAMKSIKPNNINNIMDETNDFCSNLPVVELRDLGSSIEVILISGLQRSFMLYEVISILEEEGAEVVSASFSTVGDKVFHSVHAQVKISRLGVETSRVCQRLHDLVF